A window of uncultured Methanoregula sp. genomic DNA:
ATATTTTAACGGAACCGGTTGTGATTCGTTTTCGAATATACTGATGAGTTTTTCAATCCAGAATTTTCTATGATCAGATGGTAAAGATTGTGACTGCAGGGCATTCACGAAAATCCGTTTTAACATTTCACACCTGGGTGCCGATAATGGATCTTCACCTTTAAGATTATCCGGTATTGCGGCTGCACATGCTCCTAGTGTAGAGATTATTTGACCCTCGGCATGCTCTCGTCCAAGATCTTCAATATCATCGGCTGATCGCGTTTTTACTTCAATCGATTCAATAATACAAGTATCTTCTTCAACTCTAAGTGCAAGTAGATCGCAACGTTCTGGGGATGTCGAATCCATCCGCAGCCATATTCGACTAATATAGTCATCAACGGACACTACCAATGCATCCGGATAACGAAGTCGATAGTCCCTTGCAGCAAGAAGCATCCCTGCAAGACCTAATGCATGTTTTGAATCCACCGTACCGTCTTTCTTAAAAATATCAAAGAAACCACCTCCAATTAATCCAATCCCTTCGGAAAGAAGCGTTTCAATTTTTAACTCATTCATTGAAAGATTGGAATTGTTGAAGACTTCCATAATTCTGTGAGTAAATTGATGATAATCTGAAGAAACAAGGAGCACTTTTCTTCTACCTTCTATTCGTTCGGATAACCGAACTGATTTCATATTTGCATAATTTGGAAGAGCACGATCTGCTACGAGTACCCAGTGTGCAAGCGGATTTGTCTCATTTAGAATTTCATCAATTCGCATAACCATTGTTGATGCATCTGAAGAAGCGTGCAATCCAAGATTTCTCTGAATTTTTAGTGCCTCATCAATCAGGATCATATAATCCGAAAAAGGCGATTCATTATTCTTCGGTACGAGATTGATTTTTGTCATGCCAATATGATCATATTGAATCCCATATCGCACGGTAAATGGACTCATCGGAAGGATCTGTTCCTGATTATGTTTCAGGACCATTATCGATGCTTCGTCAAATATCGCAATTATGTGAAATGGGGAATTTTTTATCGAATTTAAAAGTTCTTGTAATGTATTGAAAGCAGGTTGATTTACTTTGTATTCGAGTCGTCCACTCGATATTTTCTCTTCAAGTTCCTCTCTCTCATCAAGAAGGCGGAGAGACAAATCCAACCTCTGCTTATGAAGAGCTGTACAAAAAACTTCAACACGTAATTTTTTCAGCGTAGATTCTCGCCGAGTGTTTAGAATTGTCACTATCTCCTTCATCAATTTTCCAGGTTCTGGAGGATTTACTATCGCAATTCGTAAGGGGTAGGTATGATGCCGTCCAAGCATCACAAAACGTTCAATCGCATTTTTGAATTCAATAATCCCATCGGATCCCGAAATGGCATTACTAAGATTTTCAAATGTTGCCATGCCTTTAATTTCATTGGCAATAGGAAGTGTCAGGTCTGCTTTGTACGGGTTACCAACCATGTCTGGAATTGTATCTAAACAGATAACACTCAGAAAATGTTCAGGCCTCATCACATCGTCTAACACCGCTTTTCGATCTTCATCCTTTATTTGGTCTCCAAGCCCTCGGAGAATTGATGCCAACCGAAGGAATCGCCATAGATGAAGTGGATGTGTGGGGAGCATTATTGCCTTATGGGCCTCATTAGAATCGGATTTGATATGGACTAAGAAGATATCTAATCTTAGCAATCCTCCGAGAATAATTTGTGCATAATCGCTGCTGGCATCGTACATTTCTGAATAATGGTTGTGGACATAGCTGTAAATTTTCCCAGAAAGATCGATATATTCTTCAATAATTTGATACAGGTCAGGTTTTGCGCTAATCCAAAGAAGTGGAAATTCAACAATAAAATCGAGTTCCTTTATGATTTCTCCCCTTAATTCACAGAAACGATCCCATAGCGGAGTGATGGGCTCTGAAGCGTGCGATTTTTCAATAAGATAGTCATCAAAACGTTCGAAGGCTTCGTGTAATGAAATTTTATTTCCTTCAAGGGAAAAAACCGAATCGACAGAAAAGGAATGGGGTTCGTATATTGTATTATTATGGTTTTTTATTGCCAATTCTAAGGAAGGTTCTTTGGTGTAAATGACCCCTCCCCATATATCCTCTTTACAATATGTGTGAAGCCAATCAAGAACATCTTTGTCGGGGTTTATTGCATATTCCCATTTTGTATTATTAAAGGAAATTTCGCCCTCAATTTTTTCGGAATCGGTGTCAATAATTTCCTTCCAATTCTGTTCGATATCCCGAGCAGTATTTGATAACTCATCTTGGCGATTATCTAGCAGCGCTTCTGCGCAATTACGATTGATTTTTGGAAGATCTATCTTTCTTGAGGGTTTTGGGGTAGGATCTGGAGATTTATCTGATGGTGGATGGAATATTTTCGAGACCTCCTTAATTGTCAGATTTCGTCTCGCTTCACTTGAAGGGTGTAATCGGAGATTTTCTATCCTTGTAAGGATATTAAGCAATTCTTCTTTGCGTTCTTCATCTTTGTAACTATTAAACCGTTTTCGGCGGGATCTCAATGTAGATTGTGACTCTTCAATAATCTTTTTACTTTGCAAATAATTCCTATCCAATCTTTCCTCAATTGCATTCAGGTCAGATAACAGGTCAGGATCGGCAACTAATCCCAATTCTGATAATGCCATCCTCGGTGCGTCATTCTGGTGTTCGGCGCTTAAAATACTCCATTGTGCTAAAAAATTACAAACCATTTCGAGGGAGCGGAGATCTTGAAGTCGTTCGCTGGTCTGAAGAATTTTCAATAATTTTTTGTGAGCCCCTGTTTTTACAAAATATTTACAATCTTGTGATTCCTGAACCCATTCAAGAACACTTATTGCTAATTCACGAGAAGAAGGTCTCGTAAAATGATTGAGCGTATGAACACCCGGTTGCTGCGCATGTGCAAGAGCAATTATTCGTTTATGATTTTTTTTATCATTTCGCCATGCAGCGGCGGTAAAAAAATCATCCGCGATATCTTTCAAATTTAAACCAACTGCATTTGCTTTTTGTTTTAATACAGGACCATCTTCTCCAAATCCTGCTAAAACAATAGAGAAATCCGCGTCAGGGAAGTGCGGAATTTGACTTAAGAATTTGAAGAAAGAATCAATATCCATCATTGGGAGGGAGTCTCGGGCAACGTCTTGGACGTTATTGTAATTCGAATGAATCCATTGTGTTATACTCGCCGAGACAAAATCGTCAGTTTTCATAATAATTCCTCCGGATTATTTGCACAAAGGATGAGGCCGTCTGATGGCTCAACCGCTAAATTAAGACGTTTTAAGAGATTTGAAAATCGTGCACTGTTTGGAATAAGATCTTCATCATAATCTAATCCCGAATATCCATGTTTATTGAGGAGAATAATATCATCATGAGAGCCACCGTAGCAAGGCCCCCAGATTTCTCTGAGACGAACAGACAAGGGTTCAAATTCTAAAACCTCTTCGGATGCAAGTATCGAGCTCATTAAAATTCGGGCCGTTTCAGGCTGAAGCTCAAAATGCTTTTGTTGAACACGATTTGATCGCGGTTGTGAAAAGCCAATTCTTAAGGATAAATAATGGAAATGATCCTCTAAAAATTTGTAATCGGGAATTTTTTCAATATCCGGATCAGTCACGTTTTTTTCAATGGGTAAGAACACGGAATCATCGTATGAAATTTCTCCTTTTTCACGCAAAGTTTGATATGATTTACAGAACCAATCGCGTTGTCGAGAATAACAATTCCGGCTCAATGTTCGAGTTCGTGTATTCTCCCCCCCATTGAAATCCATAAACATGATTGGCATCTTTCTATCAATATCACTGATTTTTTGAATGTAAACGAAGAGCCATGAACAAAGAGCAATGGTAAGTTCTCGTAATTGCATATGGTGTGAAGTATCATTTTCAAGGTTATGGCAAAGTTGAGCAATCGCATTTGTTTGGGGATCCATCATCGAGGCAATATCGGATAGACGACCAACAGTCAATGTCCCAAGTTTCTCTTCATACTCCTCTGATAATCTGGATTCAATAGATTCGGAATCGAGGATTGGGGTCAGAAAATTTTCCAATGGGGTATCATGCCTGGTAATCCAATTGGAGGCATATTTTAGGATCTCATTCCCTACAGAGGTTGTTTCTAAAACCTGATGTACGAAGTGGCCAGAATATCCGTCTTTTTTAGCGTTGTTCTCAGTGATCAACCGATCTGAGATAAGAGTATATTCATTTCCAAAATCTCCATGACCTGTAAATTTTGGAAAAACTGCTTCATCATTATCCACTATCCCATTTACTTGCAAACGCAATTTTCTTAAGTTTTCGACGGATATTGAAGGGTCAAGTTTTTCATCATCAACAAGGATTTCATGTAATGCTTCATGCTCGTAATCACCTTCTAAACCACGGTTTGTCTTAATTACTGCAGTCTTATTTAGGTACTCCAACCTATTCGATTTCCCGGTCAGAGATAAAAAAAATCCATTAGCAAAATGAACTGGCTTCGTTTGAAATGGTATGTATCCTAAAGCGTCAAAATTGACAATGAATTTCTTATTCGTCATCCATCATCACCTCTTGGTATTTTTTCCAATCTGCTGAGAGATGGAATTTTGTAAACTCGCCAAAATAAACGTTATATGTGAAAAATTCTCGATTTTGAGGGATTTCTAATGACTGCATTCTCTCCATAAACATGTCCAGTCGATTAATATCCCTCTCCGGTACAAGCTGCCGAGGCATACCCCGAACAATTTTCACTAGGGTATTATAAAGAGGGTAGTCAATGCGTAAACTTATGGGTGTTTTTCCCTCTCCCTTAAACTGTAGTAAAAAATGATCCGGACGATATTCTAAAACTTTATGGACGCGATTTGGAAGTCGTGGTACTAATAATTGGAATTCATTGTGGGATATCGATTGATTTGCTACATAGGAAATTGTTGGTTTTTCATGATATCGATGACCAATCCAAAGATAAAGTGCGTCGTTCCATCCACTGAATTTTACCGGACAATAACATCGATTAATTGCACCGATTACTTTCTTTTTGAGGGTAATATCTGAAATCGGAGTATTAATGAATCCCTGAAATTCTTTTGACGCCTCATCTTCTAGAGCAAAAACATCTGTACCTTTGACGTGTTCGAAATAGAATTTTCTCTTTAGGGCATGGAAACGTTCCACAACATCATCTTTTTTAGTACTCCAGATGGGTTCTTGCCGATCAACTATCCAATCATCGTTTTTTGTTTTTCCAGGTCTTTCTAGTTTCAAATCCCAACGTGGGTGACTGTATTGTATTGGATCTGAATATTCTTGCAGATAGTTTGAGATCTCAAACCGGCTATCCATTTCAAAAAGCCGTTCTGAATACCATTTTTTGGGGGAAAGTTCATTAAGTCTTTTTTCAGAGGGATCCCCAAAAAGAAGTCTAGATATAAGTATCCAAATCTCACGAACTGATGTTCGATGTCCTCGAATAGCGAGACGATCAAATAATGTCATAAGGCGGGTTTGGACCGTTTTATCTTCGAGAGATTTGAAATTTTTCGAGAACATGGGATCTTTTTCGGATAAGGCAAATTCTCGAATCTCCTCATCAGAAAGAATCTTTTTAAGCATTTCTTTTGCAAATTCGGGAGAAAGGGGATTCCTCAAACTAAGATCAATTACGATTACTTTTTCCTGAGTATTTTCGTCGTCTTGGTTTTTTTCATTATAGACAAGGCGCTGACGGCATTGACGATCTACTTCTTCGAGAATCGGAAAATTTTCTTTCTCATCACGTCTTAAAATATATAATGGGAATTCATTTGCTGCAAGGCAATAAGGCCGCTCCTCTTTTATTGCTTTTTTCCATTGTGTGACAATTGGTTTTATTTTTCCCTTGGTCATTGCTGCAGTGGCGTCATATTGAACAACAGCATTTAATTTTTTTAATTCTGGCTCTAATCGACGTAAAATATGGGTTTTCCCATCTCCCGCATTGCCTGTAAGGACAATGCTGAACCCTTCTTTAACTTTATCCAGAATAAAATGTTCAAGTGGAAGAGTGATATGGAGAACATTAATTTCTGTTGTTTTCAGTTCATCAGAACATACTTGGGGACCGGCTTGCGCCAGGCCTTTCCAAAAGTTAAGGTTTTGTTTTTCGATTGAATCTGGGGCCGATTCAATTGGCATTTCCGTCACCACTTCATCAGTATTCCGCTCTTCAAATTGGGGAATTTTTTCAGTAAGTTTCCAACATTCTGTGCTTTTTAATCTCTCTACCGTTTGAACATGCTCGATTCGTTTTGATAACCAGCGCTTTCGCCAGAAATCAGCGATTTTTTCGGTAGCATCGAGATAGTTTTCAGGTTTTTCAATATAATCTGGGATTTCCCCCAACTCACCACACAAAAATTTCAATGCTTGCTCACAGAGTGAAATTCCATAAATTTTCCTAGGCTGGTTATGCTTTAATAACACTGAAGCATCAAAACCGAGCTCCTCCAATCCAGCTCTAACTTTCCGGAGTTTCGGACTTGGACCTTCCCCAAAAATATGATTCACATTTTGATAACCGAGTTTTTCTTCTAATACCGCTTCTGTCGCCTTGACGGTTTCAGGCATAAATTGAACTGTGCCAAAACCGCTTGAAAATCCTATAGGGTGATATTTCATTTCAGGCTGGTCAGGACTGATAATTCCTTTAGGTAATTTAATTCGTTCATATTGGCTGCTCCCCAATGCATAGAGACTTGTTGTTCCAAGATATACAAGCCGATTATCACGAAAAACGGGAGCGTTTTTTAATTGAGAACTAATAATTGATGGTTGCTTGTTGTATCTCCGTTGATAGTCGAAATTAATTTTCGGACTCATCATCAATAAGGCCGTCAATTTCCCGCCTAACAATAGATTATACGGTGCAATAGCACCACACGTTGTTATTTCAAGAAGGTTTGATCCTACATGAGCGCTCTTGTTTGCTTGGAGAGCATAATTTACAGCAGTAGAAAAATCATCGGTTTTTATTACATCTTTCGTCGTTGTGGGATCAAGAAATTTCCCCAGGTTTTTTTGGAATATACATTTAGCAAATAAAAGATGAGAAAGTTCAAAAGCTCTCTTTTTCAAGACTAGAACTTTCAATACTTCTTTCATTTCTTTGGTTGATTTTGTTTTATCGATTTCAAGGACTTCGGGCGCAATTTTTATTGATGACTCATCAAAAAATTCGAGATCTTGTAATAATTCAGGTTGGTCAGCTTCAGAGTGGATATTTTTTAATGCTTTTTCACGTAATTTTGAAAATTCTTCCCCTTTCTCTTTTAATCGTTTGATAATCTCTTGAGTGGGTGTTTGAATCTCGTCATCAGACACAAGACCTGATGGATCAATCATACTTATTCCAAAATCGATATTCTTTTCTAATTTTTCTGATAGTTTTTTTAACTTTTGTTCAGGATTGGGATTTTTTAAGGCTTCATTTATTTCATTAAAAAATGCATCGCGGTTCCAACCGATGTATGTGTCACGAGGTTTCAGCATCATCGCTGTATTGTTCAAAGCAGCTATACCCATAATGGCATGACAAGGGTGTCCTCCGTCACGGATAAGGTAAAGCATCGTTCGTCCAGGTATCGATAATTGTGGAATCGACCAAGTATATCGGAAATAACGCCAAATTTCATTAAGCGGAATTTTTGTAAATTCATCATGGATTTGTTTATCCCCTTCACCTGGGACTAATTGGAGATATGGCTGTATAGCTTTCGATAGTAATTCATCTCTCTCATTTCCTTGGCAACTTAGAGCTGGTTCAATTCGAGAATAGACTTCATTGCCGTCAGCTATTAATTGTAAGATTGATGAAAATTTACAGTTTTTCGGAGGGTTTTCTAATCTTTCAATAAATTTCTTTACTGAGGGTTGTCTGAACTGTTCTGCACAAATGTGATTTAACTCCGTTCTGACAGTAGTTTTATATTCGCTAATTTGATCTGCATTAACCTTATTCCCCGGATAGAATTGAGGGGAGTTTAGCTCGATTCCGGCATTTTCTTGTTTGATTGTCCACCGTAATCGTGCTAAATCTATGAGAATTCGGACCGCAGCGTCATATTTTATTTTATTGGACTTAAGGTGGGACTGAGATTTTATCCATTCTTGTTCTTTTATCCATATTTCCTCAAGCTCTTCGATATCTCTGATTAATTGCCAGTTCTCCAACTGTTTCGCGAGTACCAAAAACCTTTCTGCAATAAAACCTTCGAACGGTGGATAAACTCGGATAAACATTTTGAGGTCCTCAAATAGCACATGATGTTTGCAGTTATGTAGAATATATGGAGAGAATTCGAAATACCTTTCGATATTAATTTCTTCTAAAAATAGAGCATTTTTTTATGAGAATTTTGATACACAAATCTTTTTCCTTTCATTTTATTCCCCCTTATATTCCAACAATATCCAGATTCCAATGGTAACTAATATTGATCCTAACAATTGGAAGAAAAGATCAACGACTTGAGATATTGTTAAAACCATGTTGATTAATGAAAAGGAAAATATCAGAATTTTTCCGAATTGGCCACTTGATAATAAGAGGCCAAAAAAAATCAATGATATTGTAAAATAACACCTATGGCTCGGATTTATTACAATTGGAATCTCTAATTGAGGGCAATCCAGGTATTCTTCTTTATTTCCGTTTTCAAGGAATTTGAAAATTTTAATCGACATATGACTTTGTTTTTTTGAAAGAGCTCCTTTGGTACCGACTAAAAATTCGATCCAGTCTACGGTAAAACCTAAACGTATATATCTATTAAATACCGTCAAAGATTGTTCATTAAAACATGTTAATACAAATTTTTCTGAATTTTGCGGAGGATCTTGGCCAAAATAAACTAAATAATTAAATGAGTATTTCAAACCTGTGGTTAATTCAATACCACTTAAATTTGTTACAATATCCTTAACCGGAATTTGTTCTTTTTTGTTTAATTCAGTCACTCCTAAAAATCGATAAAAAATACCATGTTTGTATTTTTCGTATGTTACAAGTTTTTCAATTAATTTTGTCCAAGCATTATCATTAGATGTTAAATCAATTCTGTCATTATTTCCAAATGTAATAAATTGGCCGACGTAATTGGTTCCTTCTACCCTGGGGCGAAAAGGTAAATTCTTGATTTGTTGATTATAATCAATTCCACTCGAAATATCAACCCATTCATCTAATAATTTTAATGTGAGAATTAAAACATCATCGGCAAATTTTTTCGTTGTAATTATCTGTCCTTTACGCAAAGGAATGAATTCAATTTCATCTTGATTATTTTTTACAACTGCAGTGATAATTACAGATTTTCCGATTAATCCTGTGGAATTCCATAAATCATTTGTCATTAATTCTTTTCGATATCGGAATTGAATGATGAACTCTTCAGGATACGATAAAACATTGTAGATATCATGACGATATAAGTGCCTAGAATCAGAAGAGAAAAGAAATAAATTATCTGCAATCATTAATCCATAATAAGATTTGTTTCTTAATAAAATATTCAATATTGTTATTGTATAATTTATCATACCCTCAACTTTTTTTGCTATTGTGTCGACTATAGTCAGCGATAGACATTAGCCTCTTTCCTTAAAAACGATTCATCCAGTGACACAGAACCCAGAAGAGATCTTTGGCAAAATTCTCCAAGAAGAACGAAAAGCCAAAAAAATATCTCAGGAAAAACTCGCAAAACTTTCCGGCCTCGACCGGACATTCATTAGTCTCATCGAGAACGGAAAACGCAACCCGTCATTCACAACTATTTTGAAAATTTGTTCAGCGCTGGAAATCGAGCCCTCGGAACTCTTCTCGATTTACGAGAAGAAGGATCCAGATTATTCCGTGAAGAAAGGCGGGAAGCATGCACGAAAATAAGCAGCTTCCCTCATCCATTGGTGCGAAAGAAACTGATGATTATGATGATGATTTTCATTCTTTTTCTTGGACTATCGATGGGATAACTGCAGTAAAAAAGACAGACCGATCGGTATTTTTATACCGTGAAACGGTAATTCCGCAGAAAATTCGGGATTTCTTCAGTCTTGAGGATTTACAGCCCGGTCAAAAGAGAGAGCTCACTCTCTGGCATGGAAATAATCAATTTGATGCATTTATAGAGAAGACCAATCACCCCACCCCACGCACAAGACTGATGTGGAAGCCGGAATTCGCGGCGGTACTGCGAACCCAATATCCACAATGGTTAGACTTTTTCATAAAAAATAGGAAAGAATCCAACGAGACACCAACGATTCAATTTATCAAACGAACTGAACCTAACAATTATGAAGTTGTGCTTGAGGGGGCAGTTCCCCATGATAATACTCCAACAGAATTTCACGTACCATTGAAATCTGGCGATACTATAGATAATGATACTCTCCGAGCAATATTCCAATGTAGTGTCCAAGGTGGAATGCGAAGATCTCTTAAAACGAATAGTCTCGTTCTTGTTTCCGACCACACTAAATCAACCTACGAAGACAAATGGGTAAATAATTTCTTCCATTATACCGGGATGGGATTAACCGGTGAACAGAGTCTCACATTCCAACAGAACAAAACACTTGTTGAATCAAAAACCAATGGCGTTAATCTTTACCTATTCGAAGTCTTTGAAGAAGGAAAATACGTATACATTGGCGAAGTCGAACTCGCAGCAAATCCGTACCGTTCTCGACAACCCGATATTGAAAAGAATATCCGCGATGTCTACATCTTCCCCTTACAACTTAAGGGTGGCAAACGTCCGCCGGTGTTAAAAAAAGAATTACTTGAATCGAAAGATGAAATTGTTCGGAAGAAAGCGCACAAATTATCACTCGAAGAACTTGAGGTTCAAGCAAAATATACTCACACTGAAGGCGGGAAACGCGAAGTCATCACTTCTGCCTATGAACGAGATCAGATCGTATCGGAATATGCAAAACGGAAGGCCAATGGCATTTGCCAGTTATGCAATGAACCCGCCCCATTCTGTAATCGAAATGGCGATCCATTTCTTGAAACTCATCACATCATCCCACTTGCAAATGGAGGACCTGACACTATTGAAAATGTCGTGGCTCTCTGCCCAAACTGTCATCGTAAAATGCATGTTTTGAATTTACCCCTTGATATCACAACACTAAAAAATAAAAAATCCTCGCGAATCTGATTCATTTTTACGATTGACAATTTTTTTCAAGGCTTGCCCACGCGGCGAGGGGCGGAGCCCCGATGAGCGTCAAACTTCACTCATAACAATATAATCCCCGTTAATCATACAAAAAGATCCAAATCCCCCCAAATCCGGCCGATCTCAGGGTCCTTCCGGCCAACTACCCCTCTGGATTATCACCAGTTCGGCCCCTGGAAAGGCACCATTAGGGAACATTTTAGCGCTCAAAATACCGCGAATTCGGGATAAAACCCAATTAAAACACTATTTCCAAAAAATCATCAACTAAATTCGCCATTTTCGCAACTAAATTCATCTGCGCGACCCCCGAAAAGGTCAATCGGAGCCCGTACAGGGCTCCGTTTGGCACCCCCGACTTTGAGGGGTTGAAGGGGGGTTTTACCCCACATTACCGGTCTCCCCGTCGCTCCGGGTCTCGATGATCGTCCCGGGCAGGATCCGGAAGAACTGGATCTTTTTGCGGGAGGAAAGTACCCAGAGTTCGACAAAGGCCACCGGTCCCTGGGGAAAAAGCCGGAGATTCCTGATGAGCGATCTGAACTGGAACGCTGCATCTTCCGGCCCGTCGATCAGGGTCCGGACCCGTTTGATTTTGACAAAGATTGTTGCAGGCCGGGCAATGATGATGAAATCGACCGGGAGCCCGGAATTCTCCTCAAGCTCGGCAACCCTGCCCCGCTCCCGGGCGTACACGAGCGCTGCCGTTACCGCTTTCACGGGAGGCCGGCCCCGGGTCATGCTCTCTCCTCCCGGTTTCTGCACAAACATATTCCGGTTCCCGGACAGACAAACGCCCGGGCCCGGAACTCCCGGTGAATTCTCCGCGTCCGGGTGCCGGCATAGTGAAGCCGGCAGGAACCCAGGGGCTCGATGAATGCCGCAGGGGAAGTATGCCAGTGCGGGTGATTCATGCTCCGCCCCCGGCCTTCATTTCCATTCGCTCGAAGTTTTTCCGGACCTGCAGCTCCCTGCTCACCGGCCGGGTCCGGATCTTCACCTGGTAGAAGTGATGGCTGGTCCTTTTTGCCATCAGCCACTCCACTTCTTCGCCATGCTGCTGGATATTCTTTTGGACAATATGCGGAAGAAGATAGAGCGGTATATCCGCTTCCGTTCCGGTGGGACGCCGGGGCATCAGGACTCCCCCGATGACGTTGGAGATCGTACCTGGTTTCGATGAACAATCTGCCTGAACATCAGATTCAGATCAATCCGGATTTCCCGGGCCGGACCGTATCCATGGTGTTCAGGACGATACGGATAAATCCGGTCCAGGTTTTCTTCAGCTCTGCATGCAGGTTCCCGGGTTTTCCGGGTTTCTGAGGACGGTGATGTCATGGTTTCACTTTTTTCTGTAAGGATCTCCTCCATGGGAAGGCCGGGAGTCACACTTCAGAACCGGGCAGATATACCGGGTGAAAACCCCGATGAAGACGAAGGCTGCGCTATCGGGAACGTAATATAACCCGGGCAGTCTGCCCGCCAGGTTCTGCTACCGGCATATGGGTTTTTTCTTACATCACCGTGGAGAGAGATGATCCCCGGCGGTTCTCTCCACATCCAAAAAAGACCGTGCCGGCATCCTGAGTTCGGTACTGCGCAGAAGCTGCACCCGGCAGCCCCGCATACTCCGGCACAAGTGAGAGCCGAGAGCTGCCGTGATATTCCGGTATTGACGGTAGATCGTTCCGGTCCCGCTTCCAAAAATACTGGTTATGCTCATGCCAGATCCGTTCATAATTGTATGATCAAAGTATGATAAAACGTCAAATATAAAATTGTTGAACCCCGGGGTTATATCAAT
This region includes:
- a CDS encoding HNH endonuclease gives rise to the protein MHENKQLPSSIGAKETDDYDDDFHSFSWTIDGITAVKKTDRSVFLYRETVIPQKIRDFFSLEDLQPGQKRELTLWHGNNQFDAFIEKTNHPTPRTRLMWKPEFAAVLRTQYPQWLDFFIKNRKESNETPTIQFIKRTEPNNYEVVLEGAVPHDNTPTEFHVPLKSGDTIDNDTLRAIFQCSVQGGMRRSLKTNSLVLVSDHTKSTYEDKWVNNFFHYTGMGLTGEQSLTFQQNKTLVESKTNGVNLYLFEVFEEGKYVYIGEVELAANPYRSRQPDIEKNIRDVYIFPLQLKGGKRPPVLKKELLESKDEIVRKKAHKLSLEELEVQAKYTHTEGGKREVITSAYERDQIVSEYAKRKANGICQLCNEPAPFCNRNGDPFLETHHIIPLANGGPDTIENVVALCPNCHRKMHVLNLPLDITTLKNKKSSRI